A segment of the Triticum urartu cultivar G1812 chromosome 1, Tu2.1, whole genome shotgun sequence genome:
ctagactagctcgttaatcaaagatggttatgtttcctaaccatggataaagagttgttatttgattaacgggatcacatcattaggtgaatgatctgattgacatgacccattccattagcttagcactcgatcgtttagtatgttgctattgctttcttcatgacttatacatgttcctatgactatgagattatgcaactcccgtttaccgaaggaacactttgtgtgctaccaaacatcacaacgtaactgggtgattataaaggtgctctacaggtgtctccaaaggtacatgttgggttggcgtatttcgagattaggatttgtcactccgattgtcggagaggtatctctgggccctctcggtaatacacatcacataagccttgcaagcattgcaactaatgagttagttgtgagatgatgtattacggaacgagtaaagagacttgccggtaacgagattgaactaggtattgacataccgacgatcgaatctcgggcaagtaacataccgatgacaaagggaacaacgtatgttgttatgcggtctgaccgataaaagatcttcgtagaatatgtaggagccaatatgatcatccaagttccgctattggttatttaccggagacatgtctcggtcatgtctacattgttctcgaacccgtaggttccgcacgcttaaggtttcgatgacagttatattatgagtttatgagttttgatgtaccgaaggagttcggagtcccggatgggatcggggacatgacgaggagtctcgaaatggtcgagacataaagattgatatattggaagcctatatttggatatcggaagtgttccgggtgaaatcgggattttaccggagtaccgggaggttaccggaacccccgggaggtatatgggccttagtgggccttagtggaagagaggagaggtggccagggctgggccgcgcgcccctcccccctagtccgaataggacaaggagaggggggcggcgcccccccccttccttctctctctcctcttttccccctcccgaatcctattccaactaggaaaggggggaatcctactcccggagggagtaggactcctcctggcgcgccctctcctggccggccacacccccccctttgatcctttatatatggaggcagggggcacccctagacacataagttaatccacgtgatcatattcttagccgtgtgcgatgcccccttccaccatagtcctcgataatattgtagcggtgcttaggcgaagccctgcgacggtagtacatcaagatcgtcaccacgccgtcgtgctgacggaactctttcccgacactttgctggatcggagtccggggatcgtcatcgagctgaacgtgtgctagaactcggaggtgccgtagtttcggtgcttgatcggtcgggccgtaaagacgtacgactacatcaaccacgttgtgctaatgcttccgttgtcgatctacaagggtacatagattacactctcccctctcgttgctatgcatcaccatgatcttgcgtgtgcgtaggaatttttttgaaattactacgtttcccaacatgTGTCTGCCCCTGCACGTGTGAATGATATTGGAAGTGCCTTTGCTGAGGAGTTACGTGCTACCGTGATGATTTAATTTGGTTGTTGTTCTTATCCAAATTGAAGTTCGAACGGATGCAAAGCTAGTTATGCTTTCACTGAATATTGGAAGTGCATTTGTTGAGGAGTTATGTGCTACTGAGGTGATTTAATTTAGCTGTGGTGCTTGAAGCTATCTAAATTGAAGTTCGAACATATGCAAAGCTAGTTATGCTTGCATTGAATAGGAAGCCGGTGGATTTCACGCGGCAGGCCATTGCCATCAACGatctaagggcatctccaacataAACCCTGAAAAGAGCACCGCAAAATGTCCGCGGGCATGTCTGGGACATGTGCGCAGGATAGGGGATGGAATCATCCAATGCTATCCCATATTTATCCAGTTTCATCCATCTACACATGTTCATATCGCGGTTGAGGAGGGACGGCGGGTGTCCGGATGTCCCACGTGATGGTTTTTTATTGGCTAGGCAGATGTCGGGAAAGCCCCCCAAGTTTGCTACCGCTTTGCCGAATTTGAACGCCCGAACTCGTTCGCGCACGTTTGAGGGATAGCATTTGATGTTTTCCATGCCCCAGGCCATGGCAGAGTCTTCTGGATGGTCTCCGAATggttcaaataattgaatggttCAAATTACAGTATCCGGATGTAAATGTATGCCTACCTACCCAGAAAACCCACTATTTACAGCACACGGTCGTTCAACACACGTTTACCCCGGGCCCCGAGTACCTCAAATTACTGCAAACGTAATTTATTAAAATGGACAAACATACATGAATGAGGTCTAGAGAGGTGACATCTCCCGTCGGTCTGTCACGATGACACGAGCCCGGCATCTTATCTTAAATTAGCCATAGCTAGCGTGTGAGACTGATCAAAACTCAGTAGCACCACCCGGAAGCTGCAGTCGCCGGGGCGACGAAGGCGACTCCCATGTCGTGATCACGCTTCTGCTTCGCCTGAACTAAGTTCGTCCGAAGGCTCGCCTCCTGCATCTGCAGCACCGGACTCACACAAGAATTTAATAGTTAAGCAAAAAGTGTAGATATAGTGCAACTAGTCGACGAATGGCACTTAGAAAAGCAAAGGAGTATTGCGTGAGAAAGATCGATCGAATCGGTCCAAAAAGTGAAAGAAGTTCAGTACGGTACAAGATTCAGAGTAGGTCTGTTCCGGTGAAACATCACCGGGAGCAGAAAAAACGACGTGCCACCAGCACCCACCTGCAAGCGAGTGACGACCCTGGACAGCCGCATGGCTTCCTCCAGCCCTTCCACCTCCTGCCGTATCGTCCTTGCAAGCTCGCCCAGCGCGCCGCTCGTCGCTCCGGCCTGCAGAAAGGCACCGGCGGCATGCAGTCACACCGGAATCAAGGACAACGTACGTAGAGAAAACGTGCAGGAACCGGGGAAACTTAATCTGCTGTTATTGTGGCGTGCGTACCGTGGCGTAGAACCTGTCGGCGTTGGCCTCGATCTCGGTCGCCGTGCCCACGCAGGCGAACACGATCTCGCGGAGCGACTCCATGTCGACCTGCATGCAAGTGTGGTGCCCTAGCTGTTAGATGGAGGGAGGGGAGAAGTAAACAAGCGTGTGGGCGCGCTCTGTGTATGGGGGAGTGCGACTGCATACTTGGGCGCCGGCGGTTACGGGGAGGGGTGTGCAGGCGGCGGAGAGGGCGCCGGCGAGGTCGGAGACGGCGTCGGAGTGGGGCTCCTCCAACGACTCCCATGGTGCGAGGAGGGGCAGCTGCGGCCGCAGCAGCCGTTCCAGCTTCAGCTTctgccgccgccgctgcgccACGATCCGCTTCGCCGCATGGATGTTGCGCAGCTCCGCCACGCGCAGCCACGTGTAGAACAGCTTGTTCTGCATGCATGCACACGCGTGCCAAGCCATGACCACCCATCACCTCATCAATATACTCGGCCGCTGAAGGACACGATGCGTGCATGGCTCACCTCGGCTGCGGAGGTCGCGCGGGCGGCGGCCTTCTCCATCCGAGCGTTGGCGAACCGCCACTGCAGCAGCCGCGTGGCGAGCACGCGCGCCCGGTGCACCGTCTCCTCCTTCTCGGACCCCTCCCTCTTCCGCATCATCATGTCCCTCAGCGCGCCAGCCGATACTTTATCCGCCGGGGTTTCGTCCGGCGACGCCCCCCCGGTGCTGCGCCTCCGCCTCGCGGGCTCCCAGGGGCCTTGCCTCGCACCGACGCCGGGCTGTGGCGGCGACCGGCGGGGGGACAACGTCACCGCCCCGGCGTCCGCGCCGTGGACGGTGTTCTGATCCTTGCTGCTCAGTGCCCGGCGGGGCGGTTGCGCGGCCGCATCGGCGTCGCCGGCGCTTGGCTTCTTCTTGTGGCCGAAGGAGGCCGCCTTGCGGAGGGAGCGCGCGAAGTTGGCCGAGGAGAAGAGCGGCGCGGCGCGCATCCCGTCGTAGGCGAACGCGCCAGCGCCAGCGCGGGAAGCAGAGCTGGAGCTGCGCCCCAGCCGGCGCGCGGACGCCGTCTGCGGCCTAGGGATGCTACCGCCGGCGGACTCCATAGACCACGGAGGCCGATAAATTAATGAATATATAAAATTACGAATGCACAAATAAGTTAATaaattataaataaataaataaaattaagCTGCTCCGATGTATCAGAGCAAGCGCGGTGTTGGCAGCATCCTAAAGACTAGGGGAGAAGAAGAACGCAAGATGCATCACAAGGACACTAGCCAGCTCCAAAACGCCACTAGATATAGCCATGTAGGTGGAGAAGAAGTGGTTCTTCCATTCCATGCACGCGAGGGCGCGTCCCTCTCGTGAGACACGATGGAGCAACCAGATGCCATATATTCTCGGCCTGTCGACCATCTCCTCACATCTTTCCTGGTCGCACGTCTAATAGTTACTCGTACTCATCACACCATCAGATCATTTCACCTGTGACTTTTGATTGTGTGCACACCATCACCATGGAAAGTTCTTTCGGCATGTTTTTCCAGATGCATGTGTTGCGGAAGTGGTGGGGTTTGGACGTTTGGTGGGAGAAAGGGAGAGGCTAGGCTGGTGTACGCCATCTGTGGAGTGCCGGTACGCCATGGTGACCTAGAATCCTTTTCAATTTGGCCGTGCGCACGCTGCAATTTCTTCTCGTACCGAATAGTACAGGAGAAGGCAGGCGGGGAGCAAGAGGGGCGTCAACGTTAGGACAGATGGAACTGGCATATTTTAGGTGAGAGAAATGGTGTGTCTATCTCTTGATAGGAACGTGGCCTCTGATTCGGCCGTAGAGAAAGACGTTGCGAACCATTCGAACAAAATGAAACTTATTCAAGCAAGATGTTGGGAACCATATATCAACATTGGAAATGTTATTTGGCGAACGCCCTTCCAGCCGTCTGATTCTGGTGACACGTGATCGGGTGTCAGGTCAGCTCTCTCGACTCGTTCACTATTCTAGCTCCCCTGGCGAACGAcccctctttttatttcttcaaATAATCTGCACATGTGGCCACTCCAACTCGCAGAGACCAACTAACGAACGGTTACCCCTTGCGGGAGCCTCGTAAGGGTCACTTTTGTGCTCTGAGAGCATGTCAAATGGTGCGTCCAACCACCGACACGTGTCATGTGCTGGACGCTCCCTCTAGTTTTTTTTCCTGTACGCGTTTTCGGGTTTTAGATGTGTGTGTTTTTTTGTATTTCGGGTTTTTCCTGATTTTTCCTAAGGTTTTGTAGAAAAAATGTTTTTTGGAGAAGCACAATTGCGCTTCTCAGAAAGGGAAATATCTTTGTTTCCACGAGAAGTATAGATTTGCTTCTTGTGGAAGCAGAGATTTGCTTCTGCAAGTGTGCttctcaaaaagaaaaaaattatgTGATTTCACGAGTGCTTCTTGTGGAAGCACAAATTTGCTTCCAcgagaaacaaaagaaaaaaacaaattGTGCATCCACGAGAAGGACAAATTTGCTtcttgtggatgcatagatttgCTTCTGTGACAAACACAAAAGAGAACAAAAAAAATGTACATCCACAAGAAGCACAGATTTGCTTCCGCGAGAAGCACAAAAGAGAGAAACAATTGTGCATCCACGAGAAgcacactttgaaagagaaaatCTACACATCCACGAGAAAGCTACAGAGAAAAAGATATGTGCTTCCACGAAAAAAAATCTTGGGCGAGAAGCACCAAAAGGAAAAAAGGTTAAAACCCACAACCGTGCTTCCATGCTttgtttttttattcttttttacTTGTTgccttttttcatttttttaccaaattttgttttttgtttttgatTTTTCCGCTTTTTCATGAATTTTTTCCAGAGCCAATTAACATGGAATCTAGTCTCAAAGATTTTAGAGGGACAAATCCAACAGTTTGAATAAAAGAATCTAtgaaaaaaaatacttccaagttGCGACAAGACTTGTTAGCGTTGCGCTTGAGaagattgggggggggggggtgatctTTGCAAGGGTAACCCTTAACTGGTGATTTTAGAACTTGTGCCCTCCTACTCATGCATCATGCTCTCTTACCACTTGGGCTGAAGAGGGATTTGTGATCATTTGCACTCAAATCACCTTTGATGTATTTGAGttaattttaaaaatatttgtTCTAAAAAAATCTGATTTTTTCCTGTTTTTGAAGGAACACAAATCCCTATTTTTAAGTGCCGATTTTTTTTTCTAAACTTTCCGTGTGCATTTTTATTATAGGTATCATTCTTTTTTCTATTAAAATAGTGATATTTTTTGTCTTCTAAAACATGGGATTCTACTTTCGCACATGCCATTTTTATTACTAAGAGCATGTGCACTccgttccttgatataaggtATATAGATTTTTGAGGGAAAAtccaaaatataaggtgtattgcgttgcaccactcgtttggataatttttttagggtttcgatTAATTTCCTTATACCAGGCAAGCTCCTCTATTTTCTCAAGTTAACTAGTCAGGTGTAATCTCTCCAAAAATTTATGAAATTTTCCCTCCACGTGTGTTCTTTAATTTCCgtgccaaaaactatacaccctatatttaggaacagagggagtaattAATAATATGCCATTTTTATTAACAAGTGGATGACACTTTTACTACTAAAAACATGGATTTTTAATAATTAATAACCTGGAATTTTTATTATTAAGAGGCTGATAGTTTTACGATTAAGAGTATGTCATTCTGATTACTAATAACATGCCATTTTTATTATTAGGATGATGAGTATTATTTTATTAACAGGATGGCAACTTTATTAGAAAGAGCATGTCATTTTTTATTATTGTTGGTAAATAGGATGGCAGTTCTATTATTAAGAGGATGACATCTTTTTATTTCCATGgcatttctatgaatttttgcaCGGTGCACCCAATAAAGCAAAAAAAGTTATAGCATGGCATTTTTGTTTTTGGTCCTAGGCAAAAATAAAGATAAAATATTCTCCCTAACATGTTTTTTACAGTGAAACatccacatggtggaattcataGCATTTGTAAATTTATAAATTAGCATGGCAATTTTCTAAAGTAGGATGGAATTTTCAATATTTTCAAATCATGTCAATTGTACATTTTATGTGTTCTCTAATTTTTATAAGAAAATATGTATGTTTTTTTTCATGGCATTTAAAAAAAGTAATCTGGGCCTTTGGGGCACCGAGGCTTCACCATGGCCCTTCCCCTAGTAACGATTAGGAGGGGGCGATACGTTCGGCTGGATTGCTCTCCCTAGTGACCGAATTCGTTCTATCGCCCCTCCTCCCGGGCAATTGAACGTTAGGTATTCAGGTCCTATCAATATTGGGGTGCAAGGTTTTCTCTATTTTGTGTGTGCATTTACATTTTCTTGGCGGCAGCATCTCCATGTGGAGGATGACACGTATAAAAGTCTCAAGTGATTGTCATGGTTGAAGCAGTGGAGACTGAGAAGTTTGTTTTATTCTGTCATAGCATCGGCTGTAAACCTAGCGAAATGTCGCTCAGTGCTTCGGCTTATCTTGATGGCGGTGATGAAGATGATGGTGTTGAGTATGTTTCAGTGACGACTTCTCATGCTCCTTTCTTTTCTACTCTTTATGTTCTCATTTTACCTATATGTAAGTTGTCTTTAAAAAagaatttgggtcagtcgatttctAGCCGTTTCTTTTGTCTAGATTCAAGTTGTCCTTTTTCTCCCTTTATGACTACCTGGGCTGAGTTTTTTTGACATGCCCATGTTTTATGTCAGTTGATTTTCTTATTGGGCTTGGAGCCCTGACCCATTGCATGTTTCTTTCAGTTTTTATGCAtttttgctttttactttttTTAGCCATATTTTCTTTTTTCGTTTGTGGTTATTTTTGTGATGTTGGATCAGTGTAAATGTATAAACAACATTCATTATATGTTTATTCTTTCTATAATTACAAAAAACTACAATTTTAGTGCTTAGTTGTGTGCAAATATTTATTTaagtttaatttcctttttttatttaggGATAATATGaatgccactaattcatttcTTCTTATACTCTTTTTTGTAAAAGGTTGActattttcttttttctttagGGATAATACCAATGCACCGAATTCATTCGTTCGAAGAAAAGTTCCTTTTAGCAAAAAAAATAATTATTTCATCTTTTACTTCTTTAGGGGGTATATGCTTGTTCTTGCATGCTACAAAAAAGCACAATTTATGTGTAAATTATGTGCAAACAAATGGCACTAATTCATTAAATCTTAGAAAACTTTATTTTAATTTATTTTTCTAATTTTTAAGATTTTTGAAAGATTCTAATTGCGTGTTATAAAAAACTGCAATTTCTATGTAAATTGTGTGCATATTATAAAAAACATGCATTAcatttagaaaatgttcatgCATTTCAAATGTATATTCAAGTAGTTTTAAGAAAAATGTTTATACAATGTAAAAAATGGCAACTTAGTTTTAAAAATGTTTGTATTATTAAAGAAATGTTTCATCCTATGTTGAAAAAATGTTCGAtgtgtttgaaaaatattaaacatGTACAATGGTGTATACAAAAAATACACATGTGCATGAAAAAAATTACACATCAAAATATGCTTGAGAGTATACTAATAATATTTTTTGCGGGCATACTAATAATGTATTTGAAAATTTAAATGCGTATAGAAAAATATTTCATATCTATACACAAAAATTACAATATTTATGAAAGAAATTAGACATCACAAATTATATGTGAAAAAGttatcatgtatttaaaaaatgctAAATTTGTACTAAAAATGTTTCCTAACGTACACCAAAAATATACAATGTGTATAAATAAATCAAATAAAATCAGAGAAGAAACATGAAGAAACCAATGCCCTAAAATAAAACTGTTAAAACCGATAAAAAGGGAAGAAAAAATGTATATGAAAACACAAAAATGAAAGAAAATGAAAAACCAATAAAAACATAGGAATAAGAAAGATACTTAATAAATACCAAGGAAAATCGATGAAAAAGATAATGGAACGTTAATTCTATATCTCGCTTCTAACGAGTATAGCATCTGTTTCGCCAAAAACACCCGCATTTTTGTGCCGGTCCATTaacttagagcatctccaacggccgCACAAAAATTCCGCGCCCAATAAACGTTATAGCGCACCACTGTAGCACTTTTAATGCGTCGGTACCAACTTTGCTTTGGCAGGCGACCAAAAACGCGCGTCCAAAAAGCAGATAGTGCAAATTGTGAAGCGCGCGTAATCCGGCGCCCAAAATATGCTGCGCGCGATAGCGTTTTTCAGCGCATGCCCAAAAACTTTTAGCGCTACAGCTTCTGCTGGAGCTGCCCGGCGCCCAAAAAACTAAACTTTTAGTGCGCGGAGCTCTTTTTgggcgcctgttggagatgctcttaggtagctcgtcatttttttctttttttcttcctttctcattcggttttgttttgtttctttgCTTGTTCTATGTTTTTCATTTTTATGGGTTTTCTTTATTTCATAATGGGTTCTactttttttctttccttttctctgcacttgtttttggttttctttCCTTTTGCTTTCATTTATTTTCATTTTAATGTGTTTTCCTTTATTTCCTTTAGTTTTTGTTCTACATATTTTGTGTCCGTCAAGTACATTTTTCTAATGCACGttaaatatttttcaaaatataGGATTAACATTTTTGGATACATGGTCAAatttttttctatacacattttaACATCTTCAAATGCTTGCTTAACTGTTTTGAAATACAGGATTAACATTTTTAATGCATGGTCAACATTTTCCATAATCTGTTATCATTTTTTAAATGGTTGGTTATTATTTTTCAAATATGTGTTCAACATTCTTTAAAATGCTCAATTAGCATTTGCAAAATACATGATCAACTCTTTTTTACACATATTGTATATTCTGTATACATTTTCTGTCTACATGATAAACATTTTCTTTATACATTTTAACATTCTTCAAATGCTTGCTTAACATTTTCTGAATACAATGTCAGCATTTTTTTCTTTACACATTTttcaatatttttcaaatacaagattaacatgttttgaatacatggtcAACTTTTTTTCTGATACACATTTTTAACATTTTGAAATGTTTGATACATATTTTTAAAATACACATTTGATATTTTTTTAATAAATGGTCAACAACTTTTTACACACATTTAATTTTTTTTCAGCTTGATTAACATGTTTCAAATACTTGTTTAACAATTAGTTTTCAAATTCTTGATTAGGACTTATAAAATACATGATCAACTTTTTCACACACAATTGTATATATGGAAACATGTTCAACGCACATTAAAAAATGATTTGCATTGAAAAATGTTCAATGTATGTACAAAATTATTTAGTATGTGTTAAAAAGTTCTATGTATTAAAGAATTATTCATCACCCCGAAAAAAAGGAATTATTCACCATGTTTTATAAATAAAAAAATAATCAAAATGAAAAGGCAGAGGGAAAAGCTGTGGCAGCTCAGCCAACGGGTATACAGCGAGAAAGCTCAAACTGGGCTTGACCCATCTCGGCTTGTCAGTGTGCAATTGCCGCCCGCAGCGACTATTTGTCGCATTAAGCGAGTCGCTAGGAAACTCTcgctgaaggtctgaggtaattGGGTCGGGCCGTTCGCGCGCTCTAAAATAAAAAGAGAGAGGAAAGGGAGAACCAGGGATGGATCCATGGCCACAAAGGATACCAGGCGACGCTGCTAGCCACTACGACCAAATTCGATTCGTGGTTGGAACTAGGGGCGCGACCTTCTTTATGCCATTTGAGCAAGtgttttttttcgttttctttctcAGTTTTCATAGAgttttcttatttcttttctgtttccTTTGGTTTCTTTattctcctttttcttttcttttgattatttttctttttttctctgttttttcattcttttttgcatttttttctttgttctttttttctttttgtttcctttttctttttgttATAATTCTACATTTTTTCTATATGAAaacaatatttttcaaatacaagacTAACATTTATTCtccattttttgttttttcttatgTTTGTTTTCGTTTTCACTGCACATTTTCATATACatcaaaaacatttttttaataaGTGATCAACATGTTTTGTATACGTGTTCAGCATTGTCTAAATGCATATTCAACatttttaaatacttgttcaacattttaaTACCTATTCAAT
Coding sequences within it:
- the LOC125513285 gene encoding QWRF motif-containing protein 7-like, producing the protein MESAGGSIPRPQTASARRLGRSSSSASRAGAGAFAYDGMRAAPLFSSANFARSLRKAASFGHKKKPSAGDADAAAQPPRRALSSKDQNTVHGADAGAVTLSPRRSPPQPGVGARQGPWEPARRRRSTGGASPDETPADKVSAGALRDMMMRKREGSEKEETVHRARVLATRLLQWRFANARMEKAAARATSAAENKLFYTWLRVAELRNIHAAKRIVAQRRRQKLKLERLLRPQLPLLAPWESLEEPHSDAVSDLAGALSAACTPLPVTAGAQVDMESLREIVFACVGTATEIEANADRFYATAGATSGALGELARTIRQEVEGLEEAMRLSRVVTRLQMQEASLRTNLVQAKQKRDHDMGVAFVAPATAASGWCY